Part of the Prevotella communis genome is shown below.
ACATGGACGTGTCGAAGGCCGAGGCTTTTATCACATCCCTGGCTTACAAGCATCTGTTTGGGGATTCGGGTCTGGAGTCGTGGGAGACGAAGGGCTACTACAATCATATCACCCACGTGATGGACGATACGACGCGTCCCAATGTGGAAATCCACATGGATATGCCAGGCGAGAGTTGGACGGCAGGTGTCTATTCTTTACTCACAGGAACATACGGACGTCATCAGGCACAACTGAACCTTGACGGCTATTATAACCGTCTGTTTGCTGATATGACGATGTACCCCGGTGGTGCTGCACCGATGTATATGGTCACCTGGCCAGACGTGGGGACGATGAATGTGGGGGCAGCCCTGTCAGATGATATCAGTTTGAGCGATGTGTCTTCACTCCACCTCTCAGGTAAACTCTCGTGGCAGCACCAAAGGCTGAACAATGAGGAGGGCTACAAAGCATTGGGTGTGTTCTTCCCTGGCATGAAGCAGCAGTATCACCAGACAACGGGACGCATCGCCGCCAATTATCAATTATCCATTGTCAATTCTAAATTGAGTATTGGTGCCGGTTGGGGCAGTCGTGCCCCCACGGTGACGGAGGCCTACGGCTACTATCTGAACAACACGTTCGATCAGTACGACTACATCGGCAACCCGCGCCTGAAGAATGAGAGTGCGATAGAGGTGAACGGCAGCTATCAACTCTCAACTCTCCGCTCTCAACTCTCAGTTGGACTTGATGCCAACGCCTTCTTCTTCTCGAACTATATCATCGGACAGTTTGAGAACCGCCTGAGTGCGATGACTGTCGGTGCCGAGGGTGTGAAGGTCTATGGGAATATTGACCATGCCACGATAGCCAATGTTTCACTCACAGCCGAATGGCGTCCCGTCAAGGGATTCCGCTGGAGCGCAAAGGGTACCTACAGCATGGGCCGCGATGATGAGGGCGATAACCTCCCACTCATCGCACCGTTCACCTATCAGTCGCGCCTGAGCTATACCACAGGCTCCCTGAGTCTTCAGACCGAGGTAAAAGGTCACACCCGACAGGCAAAGTACGGCAAAAAGTATGGAGAGACAGAAACGGCTGCCTGGACCATCGTGAATCTCTCAGCTAATTATCAATTATATCAATTCACACTCCGTGCCGGCGTCGAGAACCTCTTCGATAAGTACTATGCTACCTATGCCGACTGGTGCCATATTCCTCAGAAGGGACGCAATATATACGTAAATCTTTCGTTTGAAATATAAGTATGAAAAGAACTATTATTTGGATTGCAGCACTCGTTGTGGGTGCTATATTAGGACTGTTGGGCATCGCATGGCTCGATGAGGTGATGAACTTTGTGGCTACTGTCTATACCCGTCTGTTCCAGCTGCTGGCGGTACCTACCATCGTGCTGGCTGTTATCACTACTTTTGCCACCTTCGGCTCGAATGGTTCTGGTAAGATATTTGGCCATACGCTGACTTACACGTTATTGACCACCTTCGCTGCTGCTGCCGTTGGTGCTGCGCTCTACGTTATCGTAGCCCCTGGCTTACTGCCCTTAGAGGCTCTTAGTGGTGCCACCGTTCCCGAGGCTTCTGCGTCGGGTACTGCTTCTTATGCCGACCACCTTCTCTCGGTCATTCCCAACAACATCGTCCGTCCTTTCCTCGAAGGTAATGTCCTGTCGCTGCTATTGTTGGCCTTCGCCGTTGGTATTGGCCTGTCAAAACTACCCGACTCTGAAAACAAAGCGGTAGTCGTCAAGGGCTTGCTTGGCTTGCAGGATCTGCTCTTCCTGCTCATCCGCTGGCTCATCTGGACGCTCCCGTTGGGTATTGTGGCATTCTCGGCACAGTTGTCGGCACAGGTCAGTGCGGGTGTCGTGGCCGATTCCATCGGCAAATACGTGCTGGTGGTGTTGGGCGGCAACGTCATCCAGTTCTTTGTGGTACTGCCATTATTCCTGTTGGCAAAAGGACTGAATCCTGTTCACGTCTTAGGAAAAATGATGCCTGCCGTGCTGATGGCGCTCTTCACGAAGAGTAGTGCGGCCACGCTGCCAGTGACGATGGAAACGGCGGAAAAGCGTCTTGGCATCAAAAAGAATGTAGCCCGTTTTGTGTTGCCTATCTGTACCACTATCAATATGAATGGTTGTGCGGCCTTTATCCTGGTTACCTCGTTGTTCGTGATGCAGCAGGATGGCACCGAACTCTCGTTGGGCACCATACTCCTCTGGCTGCTGATCAGCGTTGTCTCAGCAGTGGGAAATGCCGGTGTACCGATGGGCTGTTTCTTCCTGACCCTTTCGCTGATGTCGGGCATCGGTGCGCCTGTCGCCGTATTAGGCATCATCCTGCCCATCTATACCATCATCGATATGGTTGAAACGGCCGAAAATGTATGGTCTGATTCGTGCGTTTCAGCGATGGTAGACCGTGATTTTCAGTAAAATACCATAAATGTGGTATGTAAATAACATGCTAGAGGTATTGTGGGGTTGGAAAAAACGCCGTAACTTTGCACCGTCGGACAATAAGTTGTGATAACGATATATCGACATAACGTAATAACGAGAATATTTTTTATTTTAAAAGGATAAGGTTATGAGTAAAATTGCAAAACAGCTGACTGAGCTCGTCGGCAACACCCCACTTCTGGAGCTCAACAAGTATTCACAGGCAAAGGGTCTGGAGACTCCTGTTATTGCCAAAGTAGAGTTCTTTAATCCTGGCGGTAGCGTGAAGGATCGTATCGCACTGGCGATGATTGAGGATGCAGAGGCTAAGGGCATCTTGAAGCCCGGTGCCACCATCATCGAACCCACCAGCGGAAATACGGGCGTAGGACTGGCACTGGTATCAGCCGTCAAGGGCTACCACCTTATCCTTACCATGCCCGAGACCATGAGTGTGGAGCGTCGTAACCTCGTGAAGGCCTATGGTGCTGAGGTTCGTCTCACCTCTGGAAAGGACGGCATGCCTGGTGCCATCCGCGCTGCCGAGGAATTGCGCGACTCTATCCCTGGTGCAGTAATCCTGCAGCAGTTTGAAAACGCTGCCAACCCCGCTAAGCACTATGCTACAACGGGTCCTGAGATCTGGCGCGATACTGACGGACAGGTGGATATCTTCATCGGTGGTGTGGGTACTGGCGGTACTATCAGCGGTACAGGTAAGTTCCTGAAGGAGCAGAACCCCAACATCCAGGTCATCGCCGTAGAGCCAAAGTCAAGTCCTGTGCTGAACGGTGGCCAGAGTGGTCCTCATAAGATTCAGGGTATTGGTGCCGGCTTTATCCCCAAGACCTACGACTCTGACGTCATCGACGAGGTGTTCGATGTAGAGAACGATGATGCTATCCGTACTGGTCGTGAGATTGCTCAGCAGGAAGGCTTGCTGGTTGGTATCTCTGCAGGTGCTGCCCTCTATGCCGCTATCCAGGTGGCTAAGCGTCCTGAAAACAAGGGCAAGAAGATCGTAGTACTGCTGCCTGATACCGGTGAGCGCTATTTGAGTACGGTACTTTATGCTTTCGAGGACTATCCCTTGTAAATGAAACTATTAACAATAAAAAAGGCATCCCGTGAGGATGCCTTTTTTATTGCTATATATTGCTTATTTCACATATTCTGCGAAGTCCGTCAGGTGCATGTCGCCCTTACGAGCCAGGGTGTCGTGCATGGCGAAGGCGGCGGTCAGGTTGTGACGTGTCTGTCCCATCTTGGAAATCTTCAGGTAGTCCCACAACAGCTGCTTGTAGTCGGGGTGGGCACAGTTCTCAATAATGCACTCAGCGCGCTGGGCAGGGCTCTTTCCACGCAGGTCGGCAACACCCTGTTCGGTAACGATGATGTTCACATCGTGCTCTGAAGAGTCCTGGTGACTCACGAAGGGTACGATACTTGAGATGACGCCACCCTTGGCGGTAGAAGGACAGGTGAAGATACTGAGGTAGGCATTGCGGATGAAGTCGCCCGAGCCACCGATACCGTTCATCATCTTCACACCACTGATATGCGTAGAGTTCACGTTACCGTAGAGGTCGGCCTCGATGGCGGTGTTAATAGCGATAACGCCCAGTCGGCGGATCACCTCGGGTGAGTTGGAAATCTCGCTCTGACGCAGCGTCAGGTGATTCTTCATGTAGTCCATATTGTCGTAAACCTGCATCAGACAGTCGTTAGACACGGTGAGCGAGCAGGCAGATGCATCCTTTACACGGCCATTGAGCATCATCTCAATGACTGAGTTCTGAATCACCTCGGTATAGATATTGAAATCGGGCACGTGCTTGTCTTCGCCCAGTGCACCCAGGATCGCGTTGGCAGTAGAACCTACACCGCTCTGCAGGGGCAGGAACTCCTTGGGGATACGTCCCTTGTGCATCTCCTCTACGAGGAACTCAGCGGTGAGGAAACCGATCTTCTCTGTCACGGGGTCGCTGTCCTTGAAAGCACGGGCCTCGTCGGGGATGTTACATTCTACGACACCTACTACCTTGTCCTTGGGGATAGACACGTAGGGCACACCAATACGGTCGCTCACCTTCTCAATCATGATGGGCTTGCGGTAAGGGGGATCAAGGGGTTCATACACGTCGTGGATGAACTTGGCATTGGGGTTGTGGAAACTATTTAATTCCAGAATGACGTGCTTGGCCAGGCGGGCTGCAGTGGGACTGATACCACCAGCGGCAGTCAGATAGACATGATAGTCGTTGCCCACCTCTTCGATGTCACACACTTCAAGGATAGCCCAGTCCAGATCACCATAGAAACCATAGCGCAACTCCTGTGCCATGTGGCTCAGATGCAGGTCGTTATACGGAATCTCACCCAGGTTGACGTGCTTACGGAAATCTGGGTTGGTAGTGTAGGGGGCACGATACTTGATAGCCTGTGCATTGGCCATGTCACCATCGGTGCTCTGACCTGTTGAGGCACCAGTAAAGATACCAACCTTGAACTCGCGACCTGCTTCGTGCTCTTTGACGGCAAGCTTGGCCAACTCCTTTGTCGTTGCCTTGGCCACACCAGCGGGTGTGAAACCACTCATGGCAATGTTCTCTCCGTTTTTAATCAATGCTGCAGCCTCGGCTGCTGTGATACGTGTATAAGCCATCTCTGATTTTGTGTATTTTAGGAATAATCTGGCCGCAAAGATACGAAAAAACAAACGAAATGCAAAAGAAATACCTATAATAGTGCAGTTTTTACATTCTTTTTTTGTAATTTTGCACGCAAAATTGAATATAAATTAATGTATCAGAACCTGTTAAGACTTTACACCATTATTTGTCTCTGGGCTATTCGACTGCAATTATGGGCCCAGGAAGAGGGTAGGGATGACCTGCCCTTAGGTCGCAGAGGCGACGATGGTGAGATGCTCTATTCGGAGGAGATGCTGGACTATCAGCCTTTCCATATCAGGTTCTCAGATATCATGATGGTAGTTTTCCTGATTGTCTGCTGCTATGTATTTGGTAAGATTTGGAAGGGATGCACGTATCTGATACTTGCTTTTGCTGCTTTCATGTATTTCTATATGCGATAACTAAACTGGTTTATGAATAGATTGTTTTTGGTATCTGCGCTGTTAGTGTGCTCATTAGGTATGTGGGCACAGGGCGTTGTTCGTGGTAAGGTTCTGGAT
Proteins encoded:
- a CDS encoding dicarboxylate/amino acid:cation symporter; protein product: MKRTIIWIAALVVGAILGLLGIAWLDEVMNFVATVYTRLFQLLAVPTIVLAVITTFATFGSNGSGKIFGHTLTYTLLTTFAAAAVGAALYVIVAPGLLPLEALSGATVPEASASGTASYADHLLSVIPNNIVRPFLEGNVLSLLLLAFAVGIGLSKLPDSENKAVVVKGLLGLQDLLFLLIRWLIWTLPLGIVAFSAQLSAQVSAGVVADSIGKYVLVVLGGNVIQFFVVLPLFLLAKGLNPVHVLGKMMPAVLMALFTKSSAATLPVTMETAEKRLGIKKNVARFVLPICTTINMNGCAAFILVTSLFVMQQDGTELSLGTILLWLLISVVSAVGNAGVPMGCFFLTLSLMSGIGAPVAVLGIILPIYTIIDMVETAENVWSDSCVSAMVDRDFQ
- the cysK gene encoding cysteine synthase A, coding for MSKIAKQLTELVGNTPLLELNKYSQAKGLETPVIAKVEFFNPGGSVKDRIALAMIEDAEAKGILKPGATIIEPTSGNTGVGLALVSAVKGYHLILTMPETMSVERRNLVKAYGAEVRLTSGKDGMPGAIRAAEELRDSIPGAVILQQFENAANPAKHYATTGPEIWRDTDGQVDIFIGGVGTGGTISGTGKFLKEQNPNIQVIAVEPKSSPVLNGGQSGPHKIQGIGAGFIPKTYDSDVIDEVFDVENDDAIRTGREIAQQEGLLVGISAGAALYAAIQVAKRPENKGKKIVVLLPDTGERYLSTVLYAFEDYPL
- a CDS encoding succinate CoA transferase, giving the protein MAYTRITAAEAAALIKNGENIAMSGFTPAGVAKATTKELAKLAVKEHEAGREFKVGIFTGASTGQSTDGDMANAQAIKYRAPYTTNPDFRKHVNLGEIPYNDLHLSHMAQELRYGFYGDLDWAILEVCDIEEVGNDYHVYLTAAGGISPTAARLAKHVILELNSFHNPNAKFIHDVYEPLDPPYRKPIMIEKVSDRIGVPYVSIPKDKVVGVVECNIPDEARAFKDSDPVTEKIGFLTAEFLVEEMHKGRIPKEFLPLQSGVGSTANAILGALGEDKHVPDFNIYTEVIQNSVIEMMLNGRVKDASACSLTVSNDCLMQVYDNMDYMKNHLTLRQSEISNSPEVIRRLGVIAINTAIEADLYGNVNSTHISGVKMMNGIGGSGDFIRNAYLSIFTCPSTAKGGVISSIVPFVSHQDSSEHDVNIIVTEQGVADLRGKSPAQRAECIIENCAHPDYKQLLWDYLKISKMGQTRHNLTAAFAMHDTLARKGDMHLTDFAEYVK
- a CDS encoding TonB-dependent receptor, with protein sequence MIGLILLIIGLQNDTITTSSHDLDEVVIVSHKEGGKRSIKGQVATIDEHLQELNHVELVRRGSYAWEPTVNNMQTERLSTTIDGMKIFYACTDKMDPVTSYVESGNLQSISLNSGLNGNPQATGNIGGALDLKLRKVGFGADAFRLSTQVGYETNGHVQVYGTDASHSSQRLYVNGGAFFRRADNYKAGGNRKVDFSKFQKVNAFVNGGYRVAANDAIETTFIYDRASDVGYPALNMDVSKAEAFITSLAYKHLFGDSGLESWETKGYYNHITHVMDDTTRPNVEIHMDMPGESWTAGVYSLLTGTYGRHQAQLNLDGYYNRLFADMTMYPGGAAPMYMVTWPDVGTMNVGAALSDDISLSDVSSLHLSGKLSWQHQRLNNEEGYKALGVFFPGMKQQYHQTTGRIAANYQLSIVNSKLSIGAGWGSRAPTVTEAYGYYLNNTFDQYDYIGNPRLKNESAIEVNGSYQLSTLRSQLSVGLDANAFFFSNYIIGQFENRLSAMTVGAEGVKVYGNIDHATIANVSLTAEWRPVKGFRWSAKGTYSMGRDDEGDNLPLIAPFTYQSRLSYTTGSLSLQTEVKGHTRQAKYGKKYGETETAAWTIVNLSANYQLYQFTLRAGVENLFDKYYATYADWCHIPQKGRNIYVNLSFEI